Proteins encoded within one genomic window of Solea senegalensis isolate Sse05_10M linkage group LG11, IFAPA_SoseM_1, whole genome shotgun sequence:
- the LOC122777089 gene encoding differentially expressed in FDCP 6 homolog isoform X1 — MDLRSELLKSIWYGFTALDLEKSGKVSKSQLKVLSHNLCTVLCIPHDPVALEEHFRDDDDGPVSSQGYMPYLNKYILDKVVEGSFTKESVDELCWTLTAKKNYQTDRNSSTVLPEKDAFRLWCLFNFLSEDKYPLVMVPDEVEYLLKKICMGMSIEFNCVELEDFFSQDSVQQSGITVWIFLEMMNSGKITRGIDKSIISMAIEEVYREIVGDVLKEGYLWKKGQLRRNWKERWFTLRPSNLSYYTSEDRKDCQGNIALDGNCCVEEVDDDQILFGRSKWIKNILFPVLPDRDGKRCMFCLKTLSKSYEMSASDTKQRQEWTTAIQTAIRLHVEGKKSLHKDLKLKRREQREQREKRRQAKEEELQRLRALQEERERKLAELELLKEAQKQAQALLEQDEQRRRQQHEQLQRALEVQLREAEEARVSMQAEMALKEEEAERQRKRIQELEEMQKRLEEALQQEIKARLDEEAFRYAQAGLLAEEEEKMKALMALQEEQEEYILKTQREKQELKQEMEAKSRSLDEAQRQLEEVRANRHRVDQDVVAAQRKLRQASTNVKHWNVQMNRLMRPIGPGEKRPSLGSSFSAFQIPTQRDPGLRLRRRSGSEDQNEESKENVENRAGCDLEKRHSHASNGDMDIP, encoded by the exons ATGGACCTGCGGTCTGAGCTGCTCAAGTCTATTTGGTACGGCTTCACAGCCTTGGACCTGGAGAAGAGTGGAAAGGTGTCTAAGTCTCAGCTGAAG GTATTATCCCACAACCTGTGCACAGTCCTGTGTATCCCACATGACCCCGTTGCTTTGGAGGAGCACTttagagatgatgatgatggtccAGTTTCCAGTCAAGGCTATATGCCTTATctcaacaaatacattttggatAAG GTTGTGGAAGGCTCTTTTACGAAGGAAAGCGTAGATGAACTCTGTTGGACTCTTACGGCAAAGAAAAACtaccagacagacagaaacagcagcacagtTCTGCCAGAAAAGGATGCTTTTCGACTTTGGTGTCTCTTTAATTTTCTGTCTGAGGACAAATACCCTCTGGTTATGGTTCCTGATGAG GTGGAGTACCTCCTCAAGAAAATATGCATGGGCATGAGTATTGAGTTCAACTGTGTTGAATTAGAGGACTTTTTCTCCCAAGATTCAGTGCAGCAGAGTGGCATCACCGTGTGGATTTTTCTGGAGATGATGAACTCAGGAAAGATAACCAGAGGAATTGATAAGAGCATAATCAGCATGGCAATAGAAGAAGTATACAGGGAGATAGTCGGTGATGTTCTCAAAGAG GGTTATCTATGGAAAAAAGGCCAACTGAGGAGAAACTGGAAAGAACGCTGGTTCACCCTGAGGCCGAGTAACTTGTCTTACTACACTAGTGAGGACCGTAAAGACTGCCAAGGAAACATAGCTTTGGATGGGAACTGCTGTGTGGAG GAAGTAGACGATGATCAGATATTGTTTGGTCGTTCAAAATGGATCAAAAACATCCTTTTCCCA GTGCTGCCAGACCGAGATGGGAAGAGATGCATGTTTTGTCTTAAAACTCTCTCCAAGTCTTATGAGATGAGCGCCTCAGACACCAAACAGAGACAGGAGTGGACTACAG CCATTCAGACAGCTATCAGGCTGCACGTAGAGGGGAAAAAGTCCCTGCACAAAGATCTGAAACTGAAGCGGCGTGAACAGCGGGAGCAGCGGGAGAAGAGACGACAGGCTAAAGAGGAAGAGCTGCAGAGGTTGCGGGccctgcaggaggagagggagcgCAAGCTGGCAGAGCTTGAGCTCCTGAAGGAAGCACAAAAGCAGGCTCAGGCCTTGCTGGAGCAGGATGAGCAGAGGAGGCGTCAGCAGCATGAGCAGCTCCAGCGGGCTCTGGAGGTCCAGCTGCGAGAGGCTGAGGAG GCGCGAGTCAGTATGCAGGCAGAGATGGCCctgaaagaggaggaggcagagaggcagaggaagaggatccaggagctggaggagatgCAGAAGCGTTTGGAGGAGGCACTGCAGCAGGAAATCAAAGCGAGGCTGGACGAGGAGGCCTTCCGCTATGCTCAAGCAGG ATTactggctgaggaggaggagaagatgaaggcACTGATGGCTCTgcaggaggaacaggaggagtaCATCCtgaagacacagagggagaagcaGGAGCTCAAGCAGGAAATGGAGGCCAAGTCTCGATCTCTGGATGAGGCACAGAGGCAGTTGGAGGAAGTCCGTGCCAACCGGCACAGAGTTGATCAGGATGTAGTG GCTGCACAGAGGAAACTTCGCCAAGCAAGCACCAACGTCAAACACTGGAACGTCCAGATGAACAGACTGATGCGGCCGATCGGACCAGGAG AGAAGAGACCATCATTAGGAAGCTCTTTCTCAGCCTTCCAGATCCCGACTCAGCGAGATCCTGGGCTACGTCTCAGAAGGAGATCAGGCTCGGAGGATCAGAATGAGGAGAGCAAAGAGAATGTTGAAAACAGAGCTGGGTGTGACTTGGAGAAACGCCACTCCCATGCCTCCAATGGTGACATGGATATACCCTAA
- the ppardb gene encoding peroxisome proliferator-activated receptor delta b produces MEGFQQTTTEQHDGANGYREPKSPQDTADVRWTSLEGESVGSDSCGGTSVSELTDLQELKARESEDEEDREEREAVPVQVKTCKDPKGDQKKIENECLDQEENNHGKENSSAASSYTDLSHTSSPSLSEQLRLGREDSAASGISVECKVCGDKASGFHYGVHACEGCKGFFRRTVRMKLEYDRCERSCKIQKKNRNKCQYCRFQKCLSLGMSHDAIRYGRMPEAERKKLVAGLLAEELNHGKPGCSDLKTLAKQVNTAYQKNLSMTKKRARSILTGKTSSTSPFVIYDVDTLWKAESGLVWSQLVPGAPLTKEIGVHVFYRCQCTTVETVRELTEFAKCIPGFVDLFLNDQVTLLKYGVHEAIFAMLPSLMNKDGLLVANGKGFVTREFLRSLRKPFNEIMEPKFEFAVKFNALELDDSDLALFVAAIILCGDRPGLMNVKQVEQSQDNILQALDLHLQANHSDSVYLFPKLLQKMADLRQLVTENAQLVQKIKKTESETSLHPLLQEIYKDMY; encoded by the exons ATGGAAGGGTTTCAGCAAACTACCACAGAGCAGCATGATGGAGCGAATGGTTACCGCGAGCCCAAATCCCCCCAGGACACTGCTGACGTTAGGTGGACGTCACTGGAGGGAGAGTCTGTGGGTTCAGACAGCTGTGGGGGAACAAGTGTGTCGGAGTTGACTGACCTGCAAGAGCTGAAGGCCCGAGAaagtgaggatgaagaggacagagaagagagggaggcgGTGCCTGTCCAAGTAAAGACCTGTAAAGACCCAAAAGGGGACCAGAAGAAAATAGAGAATGAATGTCTGGATCAGGAAGAGAACAATCATGGCAAGGAAAACAGTAGTGCAGCATCCAGCTATACAG ACCTGTCCCATACCTCGTCACCCTCGCTGTCGGAACAACTGCGGCTTGGCCGTGAGGACAGCGCAGCGTCTGGAATCAGTGTGGAGTGTAAGGTCTGCGGTGACAAGGCCTCTGGCTTCCACTATGGCGTGCATGCCTGTGAGGGTTGTAAG GGCTTTTTCCGCCGAACTGTAAGAATGAAACTGGAATATGACCGCTGTGAGCGTTCATGCAAGATACAGAAAAAGAATCGCAACAAGTGCCAATATTGTCGCTTCCAGAAGTGCCTGTCTTTGGGAATGTCCCATGATG CGATCCGATATGGACGTATGCCTGAGGCTGAGAGGAAGAAGCTGGTGGCAGGCCTGCTCGCTGAGGAACTGAACCATGGCAAACCAGGTTGCTCTGACCTGAAGACCTTGGCCAAACAAGTCAACACAGCCTATCAAAAGAACCTTAGTATGACCAAGAAGAGGGCCCGCAGCATCCTCACAGGCAAAACCAGCAGCACCTCG CCATTTGTAATCTACGATGTAGACACACTGTGGAAAGCAGAGAGTGGTTTGGTATGGAGCCAGTTAGTTCCTGGGGCACCGCTGACCAAGGAGATTGGGGTCCATGTGTTCTATCGTTGCCAGTGTACCACAGTGGAGACTGTGCGAGAACTCACTGAGTTTGCCAAGTGCATTCCAGGGTTCGTTGATCTCTTCCTTAATGACCAG GTGACTTTGCTGAAGTATGGTGTGCACGAGGCTATTTTTGCCATGCTGCCGTCTCTCATGAACAAAGATGGACTGTTGGTGGCCAACGGAAAAGGTTTCGTCACCAGGGAGTTCCTGCGAAGCTTAAGAAAGCCCTTCAATGAGATCATGGAGCCCAAGTTTGAATTTGCGGTCAAGTTTAACGCTCTGGAGCTGGATGATAGTGACCTGGCTCTGTTTGTTGCTGCCATTATTCTCTGCGGAG ATCGTCCCGGGCTGATGAACGTAAAGCAGGTGGAGCAGAGTCAGGACAACATCCTCCAGGCACTGGACCTCCATCTCCAAGCAAACCACTCGGACTCTGTCTACCTCTTCCCCAAGCTGCTGCAGAAGATGGCCGACCTTCGTCAGCTGGTTACTGAGAATGCTCAGCTCGTCCAAAAGATTAAAAAGACTGAGTCGGAGACTTCGCTCCACCCTTTACTACAGGAGATCTACAAAGACATGTATTAG
- the LOC122777089 gene encoding differentially expressed in FDCP 6 homolog isoform X2, with amino-acid sequence MDLRSELLKSIWYGFTALDLEKSGKVSKSQLKVLSHNLCTVLCIPHDPVALEEHFRDDDDGPVSSQGYMPYLNKYILDKVVEGSFTKESVDELCWTLTAKKNYQTDRNSSTVLPEKDAFRLWCLFNFLSEDKYPLVMVPDEVEYLLKKICMGMSIEFNCVELEDFFSQDSVQQSGITVWIFLEMMNSGKITRGIDKSIISMAIEEVYREIVGDVLKEGYLWKKGQLRRNWKERWFTLRPSNLSYYTSEDRKDCQGNIALDGNCCVEVLPDRDGKRCMFCLKTLSKSYEMSASDTKQRQEWTTAIQTAIRLHVEGKKSLHKDLKLKRREQREQREKRRQAKEEELQRLRALQEERERKLAELELLKEAQKQAQALLEQDEQRRRQQHEQLQRALEVQLREAEEARVSMQAEMALKEEEAERQRKRIQELEEMQKRLEEALQQEIKARLDEEAFRYAQAGLLAEEEEKMKALMALQEEQEEYILKTQREKQELKQEMEAKSRSLDEAQRQLEEVRANRHRVDQDVVAAQRKLRQASTNVKHWNVQMNRLMRPIGPGEKRPSLGSSFSAFQIPTQRDPGLRLRRRSGSEDQNEESKENVENRAGCDLEKRHSHASNGDMDIP; translated from the exons ATGGACCTGCGGTCTGAGCTGCTCAAGTCTATTTGGTACGGCTTCACAGCCTTGGACCTGGAGAAGAGTGGAAAGGTGTCTAAGTCTCAGCTGAAG GTATTATCCCACAACCTGTGCACAGTCCTGTGTATCCCACATGACCCCGTTGCTTTGGAGGAGCACTttagagatgatgatgatggtccAGTTTCCAGTCAAGGCTATATGCCTTATctcaacaaatacattttggatAAG GTTGTGGAAGGCTCTTTTACGAAGGAAAGCGTAGATGAACTCTGTTGGACTCTTACGGCAAAGAAAAACtaccagacagacagaaacagcagcacagtTCTGCCAGAAAAGGATGCTTTTCGACTTTGGTGTCTCTTTAATTTTCTGTCTGAGGACAAATACCCTCTGGTTATGGTTCCTGATGAG GTGGAGTACCTCCTCAAGAAAATATGCATGGGCATGAGTATTGAGTTCAACTGTGTTGAATTAGAGGACTTTTTCTCCCAAGATTCAGTGCAGCAGAGTGGCATCACCGTGTGGATTTTTCTGGAGATGATGAACTCAGGAAAGATAACCAGAGGAATTGATAAGAGCATAATCAGCATGGCAATAGAAGAAGTATACAGGGAGATAGTCGGTGATGTTCTCAAAGAG GGTTATCTATGGAAAAAAGGCCAACTGAGGAGAAACTGGAAAGAACGCTGGTTCACCCTGAGGCCGAGTAACTTGTCTTACTACACTAGTGAGGACCGTAAAGACTGCCAAGGAAACATAGCTTTGGATGGGAACTGCTGTGTGGAG GTGCTGCCAGACCGAGATGGGAAGAGATGCATGTTTTGTCTTAAAACTCTCTCCAAGTCTTATGAGATGAGCGCCTCAGACACCAAACAGAGACAGGAGTGGACTACAG CCATTCAGACAGCTATCAGGCTGCACGTAGAGGGGAAAAAGTCCCTGCACAAAGATCTGAAACTGAAGCGGCGTGAACAGCGGGAGCAGCGGGAGAAGAGACGACAGGCTAAAGAGGAAGAGCTGCAGAGGTTGCGGGccctgcaggaggagagggagcgCAAGCTGGCAGAGCTTGAGCTCCTGAAGGAAGCACAAAAGCAGGCTCAGGCCTTGCTGGAGCAGGATGAGCAGAGGAGGCGTCAGCAGCATGAGCAGCTCCAGCGGGCTCTGGAGGTCCAGCTGCGAGAGGCTGAGGAG GCGCGAGTCAGTATGCAGGCAGAGATGGCCctgaaagaggaggaggcagagaggcagaggaagaggatccaggagctggaggagatgCAGAAGCGTTTGGAGGAGGCACTGCAGCAGGAAATCAAAGCGAGGCTGGACGAGGAGGCCTTCCGCTATGCTCAAGCAGG ATTactggctgaggaggaggagaagatgaaggcACTGATGGCTCTgcaggaggaacaggaggagtaCATCCtgaagacacagagggagaagcaGGAGCTCAAGCAGGAAATGGAGGCCAAGTCTCGATCTCTGGATGAGGCACAGAGGCAGTTGGAGGAAGTCCGTGCCAACCGGCACAGAGTTGATCAGGATGTAGTG GCTGCACAGAGGAAACTTCGCCAAGCAAGCACCAACGTCAAACACTGGAACGTCCAGATGAACAGACTGATGCGGCCGATCGGACCAGGAG AGAAGAGACCATCATTAGGAAGCTCTTTCTCAGCCTTCCAGATCCCGACTCAGCGAGATCCTGGGCTACGTCTCAGAAGGAGATCAGGCTCGGAGGATCAGAATGAGGAGAGCAAAGAGAATGTTGAAAACAGAGCTGGGTGTGACTTGGAGAAACGCCACTCCCATGCCTCCAATGGTGACATGGATATACCCTAA